A single genomic interval of bacterium harbors:
- a CDS encoding archease, with protein sequence MAGDVTKESFEELSHTADTGIRARSASLSGVFEQSARGMFALILPDPPLIESTGRQTLSIEAPSGEELLHALLSELLFLHAVLRVLPVTYAVSAYSDVYGWHCTADIAYGDMTSAVQAQATEIKAVTWHGLTLRMDESEWIAEVIFDT encoded by the coding sequence ATGGCCGGAGATGTGACGAAAGAGAGCTTCGAGGAACTGTCCCACACCGCGGACACCGGTATCCGTGCGCGCAGTGCATCGCTCTCGGGCGTATTCGAGCAATCTGCCCGCGGCATGTTCGCGCTCATTCTCCCCGATCCCCCTCTGATTGAGTCCACCGGACGACAGACCCTTTCCATCGAAGCGCCTTCCGGCGAGGAACTGCTGCACGCCCTGCTCTCTGAGCTGCTCTTCCTCCACGCCGTCCTTCGCGTCCTTCCCGTCACGTATGCAGTTTCTGCATATTCTGATGTATACGGCTGGCACTGCACGGCGGACATCGCCTACGGTGACATGACTTCAGCCGTTCAGGCACAAGCGACTGAGATCAAAGCAGTTACCTGGCATGGCCTCACCCTGCGCATGGATGAGTCCGAGTGGATCGCTGAAGTGATATTCGATACGTAG